The following nucleotide sequence is from Corynebacterium hindlerae.
GCACTCCGGTACGTCCTATGCCCGCACCTTGACTGTGTATCTCAAGGAGGGAGGCAAGCTTGAGGACACAGCGCAGGCCTTAGGTATCCATCGGCATACTGTTAGGAATCGGATCGCAAAGATTCAGCAGATCTGCCAGATCGATCTTTCCGAGCCCGGCACGTTTGCGGAGGCCTACTTTTCTAGTGCGGTAGACGATCCCGGCGCTACCGCCCGTCGGTAAGCGGTGCTTGCTAGTCCAGTACTTCTACCTGGTAGTCGGCCTGGAAGTTGTCTACTCGTGGTTTGCCCCAGGGCAGGCTCGCATCGGTTTGGTAACGCATTGAAATAGTGTTGATGTGCAAGCGGATCCGTTTGCCTTCGTAGAGGCGCCAGGGCGCGGTGGTATCCAGAACGCCGTAAGGTGTGAAATCTTTTCTTGCCAGCCCAATGGAATCGACTGTGTTGGTCACTGGGCGGTCTGGGCCTGCTTTCATCGCGGTCGCTGGCTGAGGCGTGTCCAGGACAAGCATGAAGTACTCGTTGTCAGGGCCTTCGCCATTGGGGACGCCGAGGTGGTTTGTAACTTCCAGTGCCCGTTTTAGAACTACGGTTCCTTCGAATGATTGGTCGTATACAGTGTTCAGCTCAACTGCCCCTGCTGGCCGCAGCACCACGGAGGCGTTGTTGCCGCCGGTGCAGACGGTTTCGGCGTCGGTTCCGCTGCAGTTCATGGTGTAATTCTGGTTCGTGACTGGGCTGGTTGCTGTTACCTCGAACGAACCGGTTTTACCGGCAGCTGCGGTCGCTACTGCTCTGGCGAATTCGCATGAGGTGGCGTCGGTTCCGGTGAATACTGCGGTGTCTGCGTACACCCCGCATTTGTGCGCAATTGTCTCGGTGGCTTCGCCTTTCGGCGCCGCAGGTTTACTGGCGCCCAGTTGGTTCAATGGGCCAAGGTCGGTACTCGGGGTCCATTCCACTTCCCGATATCCGCCGCTATACAGATTCGTAGCCGGGACGGTGGCTTTGCCATTGCCAGGAACCAACTGGTGATCCTTGACCACGAACAGCTCAGCTTCCCATTCTCGCTGAATTGATTGTCCTGTGATTTGAAACAGGCCGTTCCCAAGCGGGGAAGTGGCGATGTTCGCGCGTCCGCCACCGGCGGAACCCGCGCCCCAAATCAACACCTCACGAGTATTGAAAAGCTCACCATCTTTGGGCTTGCTGAAAACCGTTACGGGAGCCCAGAAGTCGCGGGCGTCGGCTTTCAGGAGCAGATCGGGTTGATCATCCCCGGTGACCTCGGCGATAGCGTAAGAATAGGTGCCGGTGGGTTCGAAACGGTCGGTTTTGTTGAACTCGTAAGCCCCCGGGTTGTTGAGGACGGTGGTGTAGGCGTCGATAAGCGCTGCGTGCTTCGTCTCCAACGCGGCAGCTTCGGCGGTCACTTCGCCGGCGGTCTCTGGCGCTGGCTTATCGACGCCATTGCCCGAAGAACACCCCACCAATAACAGGCCACATGCAAAGACTGCGATTCGACGCATGACACACTCCATAATCCACTGTTAAATGCTCTCTAAGAGTCTAGGGGAGGAGCTTGCTTCGAGCGCGCTTTGGTTAGTAGGGTGCCCCCAACTGCACGTCAATCGCTGTACGTAAAGATGAAGCTGGTGTTGGTGGAGGCCACTTCTTCCCGCCGACTAATGGTGTCTGAAACAAACGTCGAGAGCGCTGCCGAATCTCTGCAGTTAACGTGCGCCGCGAAATCGTGCGCGCCGGAGAGGAAATACACGCGTTGCACCTCCGGCAGGTCGCGTAAAAAGTCATAAAATCTCCGCAGCGTACTGCGGTAATTGTTGTGCAAACTGATGTGGACCAGGGCCTGGGTGCCCTGCTCGTTCGAGGTTTGGGCAACAAGGGTGGTAAACCCGCGGATAACGCCAGAATCGATGAGTTTCTTCAGTCGTCGGTGTGCAGTAGCGGTGCTGATGTGTGCAGCGGCTGCGACGTCGGCGATGGGCAGCCGGGCGTTGCTCTTCAGAGCATTGATGATCGCTTGGTCTGTGTCATCGATGACATTATCCATGCCTGTTTGGCCTCCCTTCTGAGCGGATCCTCTCATTTTTGCAGGTCATCGTGAGAGTTTTCTGCAACTGATAGTCCGTAGTCTAGCTACGAATCTACAATGAGGTGACAATCGAGAATGTGAGCAAGAGCACAAGGAGGAGATGTGAGTACGGCACTGGTTGTTGGTGCAGGAATGACGGGATTGGCCACCGCCTGGCATCTGCAAAACTACGGCTACGAGGTCAAGGTTGTGGATCGCATTGGCGTGGCAGGTGGCGCGTCATGGGGTAATGCCGGTTGGCTCGCGCCGGGAAAAACGATCCCGCTTGCGAACACGGGCCTATGGTCTTACGGGCTCACCGCGCTGCTGGATCCGGATGCTGCACTGTCCGTACCCAAGCGCGTTGATCCGAAGCTGTGGTCCTTTGTCGCGCGCTTCATGTCGCATGCTACGCAACGCAAATGGGACACCACGATGGCTGCGTTGACCGAGGTGGACCTGCTTGCCCTCGAGGCCTTTGATGAACTTGCTGAAAACGGCGTCGAGGCGAAGCTAAGCGATGAGGACTTTGTTGTCGCCTTCCGCAAAGAATCCGAGGCCAAGGGGTTCCTGGAGGAAGTCGAGGGTGCGGTGCGCCACGGCCAGGAGATCCCGTTTGAACGGGTCAGCGCTGACCAGGTGTCTTCCTTCGAACCGCTGCTGTCGGAGGAAGCGCAGGTCGTGTACCGGCTGGGCGGCCAACGGTTCATTGAACCTGGCCCGTACTGCGAGGCACTCGCGAAGTCCTTCCTCGGCCGCGGCGGACAGATCGAAACGGGCGTTGAGGTGACCGGGGTGACGTCGACACGCAAACCTGCGGTGCAGCTTGCCGACGGCCAGTGGCGCACCGCGGACGCCGTTGTCCTTGCAAACGGGGCGTGGCTTCCGAAGCTTGCCCGCCCGCTGGGCGTGAAAACAATGGTGCAAGCCGGGCGTGGCTACTCATTCTCTGTCCCAACAGAAAACGAACCGAAACACGCGATCTACCTGCCGCACCTTCGCGTTGCCTGCACTCCATACCAAGGTCGTCTCCGCGTTGCCGGCACCATGGAGTTCCGTGGTCCTGATGAGGCGTTCGAGCCTTCACGTGTGGACGCGATTGAACGCGTCACCGCACCAATGTTTACTGGGGTGAACTGGGAGGATCGTCAGGATGAATGGGTGGGGTCGCGTCCTGTGACCCCGGATGGTCTGCCGCTTATCGGCGCTACCAAGGCCCCAAACGTCTATGTTTGCGGTGGTCATGGCATGTGGGGCATCGTTCTTGGGCCAGTATCAGGAAAGCTGCTGGTACAGCAGATTGCCACCGGGGAGGTCGACCCTGCGATCAAGCCGTTTGATCCGTTGCGGTAGGTTTCTGACACGGCGTCCGCCATCTAGATCGGTTCGAGAGGGCGGGCAGCGATAACAAAAAAGTCTCGTTTTCAATGTTTTGGGACTCAATTTGGTTAATCGATAAAAGGGGATTCGGAAGAATTTAAGTGAGCCTTCTCACTTAGTGGTAGCCGACCTGGGATTTTGTTCAACAAACCTTATGTGATCTATCTCCCTGCCCTTCAAAAGCTGGGGTGAATGTCTCTAGAATGGAGACGAATTTGGCAAGACCTAAGGAGTATAAGGCGTGGCCATCGAATCAGAATCGATCAAGCACACTGAACAGTGGCAAGGATTCACAGAGGGGGAGTGGCAGCGGTCAATCGACGTTCGCGACTTCATCCAAAAGAACTACCAGCCCTACGAAGGCGATAAGGAGTTCCTCTCTGGCCCTACAGACAAAACCCTCGGTCTGTGGGAAGACCTCGAAAAGAACTTCCTCTCGGTGGAACGAGAGAAGCGAGTCTACGACATTGACCTGGAAACCCCAGCGGATATTGACGCATTCGCACCCGGATACATTTCCGAGAACGATGATGTGATCGTCGGTCTGCAGACCGACACTCCGCTCAAGCGCGCAATGATGCCGTTTGGCGGTTGGCGCATGGTGGAAACCGCAATCCAAGAGGCAGGCATGGAAGCCAAGCCTGAGGTCAAGGAGATCTTCTCCCGCTACCGTAAGACTCACAACCAAGGCGTCTTCGACGTCTACACCCCACGCATCCGCGCAGCCCGCTCGTCACACATTATCACCGGCCTGCCAGATGCCTACGGTCGTGGCCGCATCATTGGTGACTACCGTCGCGTGGCCCTCTACGGTGTGGATCGCCTCATCGAAGAAAAGAAGGCCGATAAGAACGCTCGCGCAGACATGCCATTCTCGCAAGACTGGGCACGCGACCAGGAAGAGATCGCAGAGCAGATCCATGCTTTGGAAAAGCTCAAGGCCATGGCTGCTGCCTACGGCTTCGACATTTCCCGTCCCGCTGACACGGCAAAGGAAGCCGTGCAGTGGACCTACTTCGGCTACCTCGGCGCGATCAAGTCGCAGGACGGCGCAGCAATGTCCTTCGGACGTGTGTCTGCCTTCTTCGACATCTACTTCGAGCGTGACTTCAAGCGCGGCATCCTGGACGAACAAGCAGCCCAGGAAATCATCGATGCCCTGGTGATCAAGCTGCGCATCGTCCGTTTCCTTCGTACCGAGGCCTACGACCAGATCTTCTCCGGTGACCCATACTGGGCAACCTGGTCCGATGCTGGCTTCGGCGCTGACGGTCGCACTCTCGTGACAAAGACTTCCTTCCGTCTGCTGCAGACCCTCGTGAACCTGGGCCCAGCACCGGAACCAAACATCACCATTTTCTGGTCGGAGAACCTCCCCGAAGGCTACAAGCGCTTCTGTGCTGAGATCTCCATCAAGACCTCCTCGATTCAGTACGAAGCTGACCGCCAGATTTCTGACCACTGGGGCGACGACGCCGCGATCGCGTGTTGTGTGTCTCCGATGCTCGTCGGTAAGCAAATGCAGTTCTTCGGCGCACGCGTCAACGCCGCGAAGTCGCTGTTGTACGCGATGAACGGTGGCCGTGACGAGATGACGGGTAAGCAGATCGTCACCGGATACGACGCCATTGAGGGCGACGGCCCACTGGACTTTGACCAGGTTTGGGAGAAGTACGAGGATATGCTCAGCTGGGTGGTCGCCACCTACGTTGAGGCCCTCAACATCATCCACTGGAGCCACGACAAGTACGCCTATGAGGCCCTGGAAATGGCGCTCCATGACACCGACATCGTCCGCACCATGGGCTGCGGTATCGCCGGCCTGTCCATCGTGGCTGACTCCCTGTCCGCCATCAAGTACGCCAAGGTGTACCCGGTTCGCGATGAAACCGGCTTGATTGTTGACTACCGCACAGAAGGTGACTTCCCTCGCTACGGCAATGACGACGACCGCGCCGACGAGATCGCTGCCACCGTCGTCCACACCGTGATGAGCAAGATCAAGGAAAACCCGATGTACCGCAATGCGATCCCAACGCAGTCGGTACTGACGATCACCTCGAACGTCGTGTACGGCAAGAACACGGGTAACTTCCCATCGGGCCACCGCGCAGGCACCCCATTCGCCCCAGGCGCAAACCCAGAAAACGGAGCCGATACCCATGGCATGCTGGCTTCGATGCTGTCCGTCGGTAAGCTTGACTACAACGATGCCCTCGACGGAATTTCACTGACCAACACCATCATCCCAAGCTCCCTCGGCCGCAATGAAGACGAGCAGATCACCAACCTCGTCGGCATCCTCGATGCCGGCATGGTGGTCAAGGGCTAACCAGGAAAAGGAGACCAAAAAATGGCTGCAACCTATGAAGAGCGACTCGCCTCGATGAAGGCTCAGCGCGAGAGCAACGGTGGCGTTCAGGGCCTGTACCACGCCAACGTTAACGTTCTCAACCGTGAAACCCTCGAAGACGCAATGGAGAACCCGGAGAAGTACCCACAGCTCACCGTCCGTGTGTCGGGTTACGCCGTGAACTTCGTGCGCCTC
It contains:
- a CDS encoding Lrp/AsnC family transcriptional regulator produces the protein MDNVIDDTDQAIINALKSNARLPIADVAAAAHISTATAHRRLKKLIDSGVIRGFTTLVAQTSNEQGTQALVHISLHNNYRSTLRRFYDFLRDLPEVQRVYFLSGAHDFAAHVNCRDSAALSTFVSDTISRREEVASTNTSFIFTYSD
- a CDS encoding NAD(P)/FAD-dependent oxidoreductase encodes the protein MSTALVVGAGMTGLATAWHLQNYGYEVKVVDRIGVAGGASWGNAGWLAPGKTIPLANTGLWSYGLTALLDPDAALSVPKRVDPKLWSFVARFMSHATQRKWDTTMAALTEVDLLALEAFDELAENGVEAKLSDEDFVVAFRKESEAKGFLEEVEGAVRHGQEIPFERVSADQVSSFEPLLSEEAQVVYRLGGQRFIEPGPYCEALAKSFLGRGGQIETGVEVTGVTSTRKPAVQLADGQWRTADAVVLANGAWLPKLARPLGVKTMVQAGRGYSFSVPTENEPKHAIYLPHLRVACTPYQGRLRVAGTMEFRGPDEAFEPSRVDAIERVTAPMFTGVNWEDRQDEWVGSRPVTPDGLPLIGATKAPNVYVCGGHGMWGIVLGPVSGKLLVQQIATGEVDPAIKPFDPLR